The DNA window TATCAGATCCAGGATTTTGAACCTGTGATCGGTCTCGAGGTTCATATCCAGCTTCAGACCCGCAGTAAGCTTTTCTGCCGCTGTCCGGCCGGCTTTGGCGCGCCCGCCAATACGCAAACCTGTCCCGTCTGTTTGGGGCATCCCGGGACCCTTCCCGTTGTCAACCGGAGGGCGGTGGCGTTGGCAGCTCGTCTCGGTTTCGCCGTCGGTGGAAGGGTGCATCGCCGCAGTCTTTTTGCCAGAAAACATTATTTCTACCCCGATCTTCCCAAGGGGTACCAGATCACTCAGTTTGAGTCTCCCCTCTGTGAGGGGGGTGCGATCCCGATTCTGGTTGAGGGCGGGGAGCGGGAGATTCGCATTAAGCGGATCCATTTGGAGGAAGATGCCGGGAAGATGTCACATCCTGAGAGGGAGGGGCAGCGAGACTCCAGCGTTGATTTCAACCGTGGCGGCGTGCCTCTCGCGGAGATTGTCAGTGAGCCGGAGCTTAGATCGCCCTCTGAGGCGGCGGCCTATCTCGCCGCCGTCCGTCAACTTGTACAATATCTTGAAATCAGCGGGGGGCGGATGGAGATGGGGCATCTCCGCTGCGACGCCAATGTTTCGATCCGCCGCAGGGGAAGCCTTGAAATGAATCCCCGGACCGAGTTAAAAAATCTCAATTCCATAAAGAATGTAGAAAAGGGCATCGAGGCGGAAATAATTAGACAACATCTGATCAGAAGGGGCGGCGGCCCGGTGACGCATATGACGCTGCTATGGGATCAGGTGGCCGGCGGTGTGCGTTCCATGCGGTCCAAGGAGGAACGTCCCGACTATCGGTATTTCCCCGAACCCGATTTGCCGCCGCTGGTGCTGGATGATGAATTGTTAAAGCATGCGCAACGGGAGGCGGGTGAACTCCCTTGGGACATTCGGAGACGTTTTCAAGAGGACTGGAATCTCCCGGCGGCGGACGCCGAGCGGCTGACGCGGACCCGTCCTGATGCTTGTGACTTCCAAAGCCTGGTGGTTCAACTCTCAGCGGGCGACGGGCGGGGATCAGACGCCGAACAGGCTGTCAAAACCGCGGCAAACTGGGTCATCGGCGA is part of the Candidatus Eisenbacteria bacterium genome and encodes:
- the gatB gene encoding Asp-tRNA(Asn)/Glu-tRNA(Gln) amidotransferase subunit GatB, whose protein sequence is MSAHEGKTDYQIQDFEPVIGLEVHIQLQTRSKLFCRCPAGFGAPANTQTCPVCLGHPGTLPVVNRRAVALAARLGFAVGGRVHRRSLFARKHYFYPDLPKGYQITQFESPLCEGGAIPILVEGGEREIRIKRIHLEEDAGKMSHPEREGQRDSSVDFNRGGVPLAEIVSEPELRSPSEAAAYLAAVRQLVQYLEISGGRMEMGHLRCDANVSIRRRGSLEMNPRTELKNLNSIKNVEKGIEAEIIRQHLIRRGGGPVTHMTLLWDQVAGGVRSMRSKEERPDYRYFPEPDLPPLVLDDELLKHAQREAGELPWDIRRRFQEDWNLPAADAERLTRTRPDACDFQSLVVQLSAGDGRGSDAEQAVKTAANWVIGDLRRILRRVLREEGPCARRPAPQAMAAFLRLVMDRVISGDTARAVLEVMVQTGRPADQIVKEQGLALINDEATIRGWIAEVLNNNPDAVEEYLAGKAVLKSYFVGCVMRRSDGKACPRTVAMILTEDLAFRKAKGGE